One Dehalococcoidia bacterium genomic window, CACCGAGCAGGAGTTCTTCGCCAACAAGGGTTTCACCAACGATCCGAAGCGTTGCAACGATTGCCGCTCAGCACGCAAGCAAGAGCGTGGTGGTGCTGGCAACGGTGGTGGCAACGGAGGCGGGTATAACAGCGGTCGGAGGCAGATGTATCCGGCAGTGTGTGCTACCTGCAAAACCAAGACCGAAGTGCCGTTCGAGCCTCGGCAAGACAGACCCGTCTACTGTAGCCAGTGCTACAGCAGCCAGGGTGGCGGATCCAGAAACAGGCGATAACGTCCTGAGCAGTCTCCCTATTGATTCTAACCTGAAATGTCAAGGCGCCCAGGATAATTGTGGGCCGGAGGAAACAGAATGACACGACACTCCGTGTTTCCCTGCTCACAATGGCTTGTTAGCACCAAGGCCATACGGCTGTCAAGAGGGTATTCTTGAAGAAAGGCCCTGATCAGACAGAATGATGCAGCACATTCTGATAAAAAACGGAAAGCTGCGGAGCTAGCCATAGAGGAGGTTAAGCATGCCTAAAACATGGTGGCCTGAGCGGCCTAAATCTGAACCCAAGGCTAAGGTTAAAGCTAAGCCTGTACATAAGGCTAAGCAGAGCTTGAGCGGACGCGTGAAGTCGCGGCCATGAGCGGATAAAATAAATTAGGATCGTGGGGAACGCCGGTTTCGATCCGGCATCCTCTCAGGCAGACTTTGAAAGGCGGGGACGTTGTGTCCCCGCCTTTGCTTATATTCGACGTCAACGAAAGTGGCCTGACTGTATTATCGCAGTCTCATCTGGGCTGACGATCCACATTTGCTGAGGGAGACGCCGTCACCCCAAAATAAAACTCGCATCGATCGAATTCACTCCAGGTGTTCTGATTGTCCACATTACCCTCAAGGCGCAAGACGAGTTTGTATGTACCCGGGGGGATATCGAGAAGAGGTTTGAATATGGTGGTGTCGTATCCAAGTTGGTCAGTTTTGGCAAACACGGTTTCCACACCGAATGGTTCTGACCATACCAATGAGTTGTCGTTCGCTCTTCTGATTTCGGCAATCGTTCGGAGATAGCAGGTAGTATCGGGTATGGCATAGTTGGCGTAACGGGGTATCACCGTGAGAGTGTCTGCTTGAGTTGCATTAAACCCATAGTTATCGTATTCTCCGTCCGTGTCCTTCTGGTACCAGTCGGTTCCACCAGCAGATACTTCGTACCGGTAACCCGAATACGGAGGCATGCCATCCCATCTGAGGGTGAGTTGATGTTTGTTTCCTTCGGCTAAAGTCGTAAACGACATGTCACCAGGTTGAACTTCAATGGTCGCCTTATTGTGAGCCGTCTGAAGCTGCGGCACTTTGGCATACAGCAGTTCCACATCTCCAAACGGTGAAGACCATTTGGTATCAATAAGGCTCGCGAATTCCGACCATGTGAATTGATGTTGAACGGTGTCCCAGCCGGTCAACCAGCCCGATGGATCGTTTACATACACATGATCGGATGGCCCCACCCCATCAAACCCTGTAGCGACAATGACATGTGATTGATCCCAAAATAAGACCCAGACCGGATGACCGGAAGCCAATGCCATCTGTATCTCCCGAACAAAGGATGAATTATCCCGGAAACAGTCCAGTTCCCAGGCACCCTCCATTCCGGCGCTATAATATGTCTCCACATAGTTCTCAACTTTGATCATACCGAGGAGCCCAAGGGAGTCAAAACCGTTGAGTGCCTCGTCTGGACCTTTGTCGAAATCTGCCGCTATCTGCCATGGTTTTCGATCGTAACCGTAGTACTCCAGAATCATCGACAGTGAAGTGGCCCAACACCAACTGGTATCGGCCTGATTATAATAAGGGACCTGGAGTTGACGCGGCGCGGGACTCTGTGGAAAAACAAACGGTTCGCTACGACAATTGTTTTCTTCATTTGACTCCAAGATGTCATTTTCAGCATCGGCGCACGCGGTAATATCGTGGCTGCCAGATGGAGGCACCACCAGCAAGGGTGATATCACCTTTATCGATCCTCCGGGATTCACGGCATCGTAGCTCGCAGCACTGACCTTTACCCCGTCAACGTAGAAGGTGACATGTTGGTCATTCCGGAAGCCGGCATCAGCCCGCTGATTTCCAACGGGCTTGACTACCGCGGTAATGGAGTACATCTGCGTCTTTGAAGGAGCGACGGAATTTGTCCAGATATCGGTGATAATCAAATCCGGCGCGATTGCGGTGGTGGCAATCGGATTGACCTTCTTATTGACACCCGATTCCGGTGTCAGCGTCTGGGCAACCACGCTGTATCGGACGCCTGCCGAGGGGGAAAGCGTCTTGCCGGCGAATTTACCATCGACGCATATGGAACAATCCATATCCGTGGTACCCGGCTTCACTACCCCATCGTCTACCCATACCTTAACCATTGTGCCTCTGGCTGCCGGGACTCCGTCAAAAGTGACCGAACCATAGAAACCGTATACGTTCGGCTGAGTAATGACCGCAGAGGGCGACAAGATTGCCACCACTGCTAACACTGCCAATGATAGAAACCGCTTGTCCATCGTATCCCCCTGCTTTCAGCCTGTCGGCTGGTCACGAACTTTTGATGAACTCCGTGATAACGGCCCGGGGGGTAGTGTCGTGGATTCTTGTGTCGAGAGTAGACACACCCAAGATTGATGGTATTTTAGCAGAGATACGTCGGTGTTGTCAGTCAACAATTGGTAAATAATTGGTAAAAAGCGGAGGAGTTCGCTGTGTCATCCTGGCCAGAAGTCACATCTTCATGCAAGAACCAGTCAGCAGCATCCAATTATGCTATACTAGGAACCTCCGATTAGTAGCGCAGCACTCTCGAAGATTCCATGCAGTGACAGCCGAATAGCAGTGAACAAAGGGACCTCTGATCAAGTGGTACAGGATTCCTCCTGCCGGGAGCCTGGGGCCAGGGGTTCAGAGATTCCCCAAGAGGGGGAACTGATGGCCTCGAAAAGAATCTCGAATGGAGTTCTGGGATTAGTTGTTCTTATGCTGATCCTTTCCCCCTTGGTTCTTGTGGACACTGCTGATGTATCTGCTCAGGATACCTATACCCTTTCAGGCCGAGCATATGCTGGAGAAGTGGGGAACGAAAATGGGCCGATTTCCGGTGTGACGATTTCGCTATATGGAGCCAACAACCCGTATCCCGATCCCGGAACCTTTATCATCAGCACCACTACTGATTCCAGCGGATGGTACGGTCTTCCCGTTCGGCCCGGGTATGAGTTCTACTCCATCCGGGCAAGAGACCCTTCCGGTTACGTTTCGAAGGGCGCAACATCAGTCAGCGGGACGGTTCGAACCGCCAACTGGATAGAATACGGCATTCCGCTGAATCGGAAAACACTGACCGGTAACCTATTCTGGAATACACAGGACTCTCGGTCCACTCCAACACCCACTCCAACACCCACTCCGACTCCTACCGAGATACCACCAGACGAAGGCTGGTGTTGTCTCAATGGGGACGTGTTTCCGGCCTCTAAACCCCTGTGCACCGGCGAGGGCGGTCAGTTCTTTTCTGCCGAAGATCAGGCATGGATCGCATGCGAGGGCAAAGAACCGCAAGAGGGCTGGTGCTGCCTGAATGAAGATATCTTTTCTGTTCCGGAATCCATTTGCGCTGAAGAAGGCGGAACGTTCTTTCCATCCGAAGAAGCGGCTGCCGAATTCTGTTTTGAAACACAGCCGGAGCAGGGCTGGTGTTGCTCCAACGGAGAGATTTTCCCTGCGCCCGAAAGTGACTGCATCGAAGACAGAGGCACATATTTTGTCAGCGAACCGGAAGCTTTGGAATACTGTCAATCACTGTCCCCGCCACAGGAAATCGGCGCTGACCTGACAATCACAGACATCTGGAATGAAGAAACCCGGATTTGCTATCAGCTTTACAATCGAGGCGCCCAGCCGATTGGAGCCGGTCATGTCTCGGCGCTGTTCATCGATGGCGAACTCGTAGCCAGGAACTTCATCGAAGTGGAGATGGGCCCCGATGAACGATTCGTCCGCTGTTTCGATTTCGACTGGCGATGCACACCTGACGATCATACGATCGCCGTACAAGCGGATTTCGAGAACACGATTGCCGAATATGATGAGGAGAACAATCGACGTGAGGAGGTCTGGCAATGTGACAATGTGGCACCACTGATTACGGATGGCCCATCAGTATCCGATATCACTCAGGATTCGGTGCTCATCACCTGGAAAACCAGCGAAGACGCCGATGGTACGGTACGATACGGCAATATCGCGGGGCGTTACGAATTGGAGAAAAACAATCCTGCTTTCTCGACCGACCATTCCAGCAGAATCACCGGGCTCAAACCCGCCACAGTCTACCATTTCACTGTCCGATCCACCGATATCGGCGGTAATGAAGTTGCCAGCCCGGACAGCACTTTCAAAACGCTCGCACCTCCCGATAATCTTTCGCCTACCCTGATCCTTCACCAACCCGGCCAAATGCGAGGGACTGTTCTCATTTCAGGCGATGCGCAGGATGATCAGGGCGTGGACCGTGTGGAATTCTACATCGATGACAAACTCATCTTCACAGATTATTCCGCACCGTTTGAGTTTTCCATGGATTCAACCCAGTACGATAACGGCATGCACGATATCAAAGGGAAAGTGTTCGATGTCACCCATAAATCGGGTGAAGATGACCTCAAAGCAGATGTGGGGAACCTTCAGGACAGAGATGTTCCCACCGTCATTATCACCTATCCGGCCACCGACCAGACGGTTTCAGGCAATGTGGATATTCAGGTCACTGCCGAGGATGACACCGCTTTGCTTTACGGCCGGTTCTACATCGACGGTGACTGGGCCGGAAACTGGTACCCGAGCCAGGAGGGAGCCAAAAAGGAGAGCTTCAAATTCCCATGGTACACAACGCAGTACAAAAACGGCAAATACCGAATCGCCTTCGAAATCTACGATACCGATTTCAATAAAGGCGTTGGTTACAAGGATGTGATCGTTGATAACGCGCCAAAACCCAAACCGGCAGAGCTGCAGATTATCAAACGCGATATTCAACGGACCGGCAATTATTTCACCGTAACGCTGACGGCCAAGAATTTCGGCGGAACTGAGGCCCGGAAAATACGAATCCTCGATTCCCACCAGCTTTTCCAGCCGATTTCGGGTACCAAAACAGAAGCCATTTACGAAGCCGAGTTCAAACCGGAACTGACCACGTGGGAGATGGAGATCACCAGCCAGGTGAATATCGGTCCGGGGAAAGAACAAAAATACACCTACATGCTTGTGCCCGTTCTGGTTCCGCCGGTTTCACTCCAGCCCATCCAGGGGGGATCTTCGATGTCCGGGCTGCCTCCAAAGAATCTGTTACCCATTATCGGAGGAACAAAATACGTCGATTCAACCGACCTCTGGTACGAGCCGCCCGACGCGAGCGAAATCTACAACAATCGATTCAAACTGTCTTCGATTGAAGCTGTCAATTACCAGTTGGCGCTTAAAACCTCCGATTACCTGATCGTTACCAGCCCGCGCAATCTCCTCAAGTTCAATCCCAAAAAAGATGTCAACCTGCTTTTGTCCTCAATGGCCGAGCTGGGGCAACTCAAGAACGGTGTTCTGGGATACCTCGATCCGGCAGCCCAGTTCAGCCGGGATTTGGAGCAGTATGATGCGCTGGCGGCAGGGGATGTCACCGGAGGAAGCTCCGCGGAAGTGATCGTCGCCGATAAGAGCGCCGATAGAGTTTATGTGTACACGGTTGAAGATAAGACGCTCAGCTTTACTTCCGCATCCGGTTTTGCTTCCTTCCAGACAAACTGGTGGAACGAGACCGAAATTCAAACCACATTTGACGATGGTGACCGGATCGCTGTAGGCAAGGTTACGGGATTGCCCAAAGAAGCCATAGTCGTGGCAGACCAAGTTGCGGACCAGATCACTACATACGATGGCGACGGCATTGTTCAGAGTTACTTTTTCCATACCTTCGATGCGTTTGACGGACTGGCCGTCGGCGATGTCAACGGGGACGGCGGCGAGGAGATCGTGATTGCCAACGCCAAGACGGACACAGTCTACACTTTCAAGTATAACGGTACCAAGATAGGCGAATTCAAGATGCCGTTCGATTCCGGCGATGGACTGGCCGTGGGCGATGTTGTGGGCGACAGCAAGGCGGAAATCATTCTGGCCGATGACAGCTCGGACAAGGTTTTCCTGTATGCGATGAATGGGAATCTGCTCTCCTGGTTCTATTATAAGTTCGATGGCGGTGATGGCCTGGCTACCGGCAACATGATCATCACCTGGCCGCAGGATAAAAGAGAGATCGTGATTGGAGATCCCAGAGGCAATGATATTACCATCCTGCGCGGTGACGGCTGGCCGCTTGACTGGTTCGAA contains:
- a CDS encoding zinc-ribbon domain containing protein codes for the protein MSFTDRSLQCADCGATFTFTSTEQEFFANKGFTNDPKRCNDCRSARKQERGGAGNGGGNGGGYNSGRRQMYPAVCATCKTKTEVPFEPRQDRPVYCSQCYSSQGGGSRNRR
- a CDS encoding C39 family peptidase produces the protein MDKRFLSLAVLAVVAILSPSAVITQPNVYGFYGSVTFDGVPAARGTMVKVWVDDGVVKPGTTDMDCSICVDGKFAGKTLSPSAGVRYSVVAQTLTPESGVNKKVNPIATTAIAPDLIITDIWTNSVAPSKTQMYSITAVVKPVGNQRADAGFRNDQHVTFYVDGVKVSAASYDAVNPGGSIKVISPLLVVPPSGSHDITACADAENDILESNEENNCRSEPFVFPQSPAPRQLQVPYYNQADTSWCWATSLSMILEYYGYDRKPWQIAADFDKGPDEALNGFDSLGLLGMIKVENYVETYYSAGMEGAWELDCFRDNSSFVREIQMALASGHPVWVLFWDQSHVIVATGFDGVGPSDHVYVNDPSGWLTGWDTVQHQFTWSEFASLIDTKWSSPFGDVELLYAKVPQLQTAHNKATIEVQPGDMSFTTLAEGNKHQLTLRWDGMPPYSGYRYEVSAGGTDWYQKDTDGEYDNYGFNATQADTLTVIPRYANYAIPDTTCYLRTIAEIRRANDNSLVWSEPFGVETVFAKTDQLGYDTTIFKPLLDIPPGTYKLVLRLEGNVDNQNTWSEFDRCEFYFGVTASPSANVDRQPR
- a CDS encoding Ig-like domain-containing protein, which encodes MASKRISNGVLGLVVLMLILSPLVLVDTADVSAQDTYTLSGRAYAGEVGNENGPISGVTISLYGANNPYPDPGTFIISTTTDSSGWYGLPVRPGYEFYSIRARDPSGYVSKGATSVSGTVRTANWIEYGIPLNRKTLTGNLFWNTQDSRSTPTPTPTPTPTPTEIPPDEGWCCLNGDVFPASKPLCTGEGGQFFSAEDQAWIACEGKEPQEGWCCLNEDIFSVPESICAEEGGTFFPSEEAAAEFCFETQPEQGWCCSNGEIFPAPESDCIEDRGTYFVSEPEALEYCQSLSPPQEIGADLTITDIWNEETRICYQLYNRGAQPIGAGHVSALFIDGELVARNFIEVEMGPDERFVRCFDFDWRCTPDDHTIAVQADFENTIAEYDEENNRREEVWQCDNVAPLITDGPSVSDITQDSVLITWKTSEDADGTVRYGNIAGRYELEKNNPAFSTDHSSRITGLKPATVYHFTVRSTDIGGNEVASPDSTFKTLAPPDNLSPTLILHQPGQMRGTVLISGDAQDDQGVDRVEFYIDDKLIFTDYSAPFEFSMDSTQYDNGMHDIKGKVFDVTHKSGEDDLKADVGNLQDRDVPTVIITYPATDQTVSGNVDIQVTAEDDTALLYGRFYIDGDWAGNWYPSQEGAKKESFKFPWYTTQYKNGKYRIAFEIYDTDFNKGVGYKDVIVDNAPKPKPAELQIIKRDIQRTGNYFTVTLTAKNFGGTEARKIRILDSHQLFQPISGTKTEAIYEAEFKPELTTWEMEITSQVNIGPGKEQKYTYMLVPVLVPPVSLQPIQGGSSMSGLPPKNLLPIIGGTKYVDSTDLWYEPPDASEIYNNRFKLSSIEAVNYQLALKTSDYLIVTSPRNLLKFNPKKDVNLLLSSMAELGQLKNGVLGYLDPAAQFSRDLEQYDALAAGDVTGGSSAEVIVADKSADRVYVYTVEDKTLSFTSASGFASFQTNWWNETEIQTTFDDGDRIAVGKVTGLPKEAIVVADQVADQITTYDGDGIVQSYFFHTFDAFDGLAVGDVNGDGGEEIVIANAKTDTVYTFKYNGTKIGEFKMPFDSGDGLAVGDVVGDSKAEIILADDSSDKVFLYAMNGNLLSWFYYKFDGGDGLATGNMIITWPQDKREIVIGDPRGNDITILRGDGWPLDWFERDFEAYDGLATGDFGGGIDDVITGDQSQDFIDIHSLDQTTGDKYVLQKLIKEYGEWSSQLKSNWTSNGYLLIVGETEIVPAWAGKSHGTVNTTKGKRSLQADVTDYPYASTTGEEVKPELAIGRIIGNSAQALQKPIEASINVTKKTAGYGYEHKDYFAVSGFPAGVGGGADSIDFKTELFKVALIMKGNKIDGVVMFTPDYAQKDASGKIDQFATANAIVSKFFGNSANRDILFLTGHGNSGGWDGIGADDVLLQTDPFGNTNPAIYAASCTTGAYQAGLSFAESMLMEGAGVYYGATKWGLGSHSWIHQKFFGLWEAGTSIGEVARDVKRSIADYDYGSYSYPDIKARYYASIYHVFGDPKYGLAGGGILAASGAASSSSGSQGSGPEPLSSIDISVPSYETGQSEGETYASIPGGDQLMVENQPIVPFYRVTYDYPKGYQIQNVTLTGQGQAATESNLSLPATIEGIGDEGMGFTPSEQTDAAEWWPAKTYDWSVYEDTDKTTLAITLYPFIYNSLTNEAKFTSEFNFDVDYILSSVQIASVQPDRHIYESGEPVVLNIGLQNTGEDGRDVVVSTLIIDDDSSEIVAGLPLRSLGDMKGTSAFSETWDSTGMKAGYYEVIIEVSDDAGNLLDRGFGGFQLGRSMGTITEFTVVPALTDGGESLDISLKFDNVGSTDITGAAMIRFRDASGSVIHLITHELESMTPGDSLSIAETWDAADIADGTYEVTAHVLYDGKSTPVKSTAVNIGKVAALDNQFPSESEGESGGSNTGIIIGVTAGMIALFVISFGLWQWRRKDAG